A region of Streptomyces sp. R44 DNA encodes the following proteins:
- a CDS encoding response regulator produces the protein MTTVLIADDQPMQRFGFRMLLESQDDMTVVGEASNGTEAIRLVDRYHPDVVLMDIRMPGLDGIEATRRIVAAGARTRILIVTTFDLDEYAYDGLRAGASGFLVKDAEPEELLAGIRAVAGGDAVVAPSLTRRLLDAYIHHLPSTTTPQAPEADPRLAPLTDREREILTVIGKGWSNTEIAERLHLAESTVKTHVGRILAKTGTRDRVQAVILAYDTHLVTPA, from the coding sequence GTGACGACCGTTCTCATCGCGGACGACCAGCCGATGCAGCGCTTCGGCTTCCGCATGCTGCTCGAAAGCCAGGACGACATGACGGTCGTCGGCGAGGCGTCGAACGGCACCGAGGCGATCCGCCTGGTCGACCGGTACCACCCCGACGTCGTCCTGATGGACATCCGGATGCCCGGCCTGGACGGCATCGAGGCCACGCGCCGCATCGTCGCGGCGGGCGCCCGCACCCGGATCCTGATCGTCACGACCTTCGACCTCGACGAGTACGCCTACGACGGCCTCCGCGCCGGCGCGAGCGGCTTCCTGGTGAAGGACGCCGAGCCGGAGGAACTCCTCGCGGGCATCCGCGCGGTGGCCGGCGGCGACGCGGTCGTCGCCCCGAGCCTGACCCGCCGCCTCCTGGACGCGTACATCCACCACCTCCCGTCGACGACGACACCCCAGGCCCCGGAGGCAGACCCCCGCCTCGCCCCTCTCACGGACCGGGAACGCGAAATCCTCACGGTCATCGGCAAGGGCTGGAGCAACACGGAAATCGCGGAGCGCCTCCACCTGGCCGAATCCACGGTCAAGACCCACGTGGGCCGCATCCTCGCCAAAACAGGCACCCGGGACCGCGTCCAAGCAGTGATCCTGGCCTACGACACCCACCTGGTCACCCCGGCGTAA
- a CDS encoding sensor histidine kinase, translating into MTTETTGPSRYARHLMARARAFDAARPWVWDATLTAVWTVAALVDAAGGWRNTARDPSVPVWLVVTLTLGLSVPLYWRRRHPMTALAVMAGAALVSDASGAFLQASYLQMLPVYHLALSRPPRALLWSLALIAPPLVTGALRFPSESSDQRVIPSLWAYLLVALLGITVRSRRDDRAHEVRLAATVERARIAREMHDIIGHNLSVITGLADGGRYAAAKNPERAAQALDAIGTTSRQALAELRRLLSVLHEDGETADRAPQPTLTDLEPLIEGVRKAGLPIRADLPPDAPTLSAGAQLTVYRVLQEALTNTLKHAGAGAEATVHLSYGPEGVELVVTDTGTAVPVPGRGHGLTGMRERAARYDGTLETGPLPTGGGWHVRLRLPLEDSPS; encoded by the coding sequence GTGACGACGGAGACGACAGGCCCGAGCCGGTACGCCCGACACCTCATGGCCCGCGCCCGGGCCTTCGACGCCGCCCGCCCCTGGGTCTGGGACGCCACGCTCACCGCCGTGTGGACGGTCGCGGCACTCGTGGACGCGGCGGGCGGCTGGCGGAACACGGCCCGGGACCCGTCCGTCCCCGTCTGGCTCGTCGTCACCCTGACCCTGGGGCTCTCCGTCCCCCTCTACTGGCGCCGCCGCCACCCCATGACGGCCCTGGCGGTGATGGCCGGCGCGGCCCTCGTCAGCGACGCCTCGGGAGCCTTCCTCCAGGCCTCGTACCTCCAGATGCTCCCCGTCTACCACCTGGCCCTCAGCCGCCCGCCGCGCGCGCTGCTGTGGTCCCTGGCCCTGATCGCCCCGCCCCTGGTCACCGGCGCCCTCCGCTTCCCGTCGGAGTCCTCGGACCAGCGCGTCATCCCCAGCCTGTGGGCCTACCTGCTGGTCGCGCTCCTCGGCATCACGGTCCGCTCCCGCAGGGACGACCGCGCACACGAGGTCCGCCTGGCCGCCACCGTCGAACGGGCCCGGATCGCCCGGGAGATGCACGACATCATCGGCCACAACCTGTCCGTCATCACCGGCCTGGCGGACGGCGGCCGGTACGCGGCGGCGAAGAACCCGGAGCGCGCCGCCCAGGCCCTCGACGCCATCGGTACGACGAGCCGCCAGGCCCTCGCCGAACTCCGCCGCCTCCTGAGCGTCCTGCATGAGGACGGGGAGACGGCGGACCGCGCACCCCAGCCGACGCTGACGGACCTGGAACCCCTCATCGAGGGCGTGCGGAAGGCGGGCCTCCCGATCCGGGCCGACCTGCCGCCGGACGCGCCCACGCTCTCGGCAGGGGCCCAGCTGACGGTCTACCGGGTCCTCCAGGAGGCCCTCACGAACACCCTGAAGCACGCGGGCGCCGGCGCGGAGGCGACCGTCCACCTCTCGTACGGCCCCGAGGGCGTGGAACTGGTCGTCACCGACACGGGCACGGCCGTGCCGGTCCCCGGCCGGGGCCACGGCCTCACCGGAATGCGCGAGCGCGCGGCCCGCTACGACGGCACACTCGAGACCGGCCCGCTGCCGACCGGCGGCGGCTGGCACGTACGGCTCCGACTTCCCCTGGAGGACTCCCCCTCGTGA
- a CDS encoding ABC transporter permease has protein sequence MTATTITPARVLRSEWHKLWTVRSTWITVLTSAALLLGVGILMGATYTSDGGDSDVDTVVLTLYGSQLGGIALAVLGILVTAGEYATGMIRSSLTAVPRRLPVLWAKAAVYTATVFALSLLTALLTFLTAQVFLSDTDQAASLTDDGVLAAIAGNAAGVTLLGLIALGLGAALRSVPGAIGAFVGGVLIVPEILGMLPYEAMDTVVRYFPTQAAGALGSATPLPGAASPGAALLALLLWAAAALTVPALLLKRRDVQG, from the coding sequence ATGACCGCCACGACCATCACGCCCGCCCGGGTCCTCCGCTCGGAGTGGCACAAACTGTGGACGGTCCGCTCCACCTGGATCACCGTCCTCACCTCCGCCGCGCTCCTCCTCGGCGTCGGCATCCTCATGGGCGCCACGTACACCTCCGACGGGGGCGACTCCGACGTCGACACCGTCGTCCTCACCCTGTACGGCTCCCAGCTCGGCGGCATCGCCCTCGCCGTCCTCGGCATCCTCGTCACCGCCGGCGAGTACGCGACGGGCATGATCCGCTCCTCCCTCACGGCCGTCCCCCGCCGCCTCCCGGTCCTGTGGGCGAAGGCGGCGGTCTACACGGCGACGGTCTTCGCCCTCTCCCTCCTCACCGCCCTGCTGACCTTCCTCACCGCCCAGGTCTTCCTCTCCGACACCGACCAGGCCGCCTCCCTCACCGACGACGGCGTCCTCGCCGCCATCGCGGGCAACGCCGCCGGCGTCACCCTCCTCGGCCTGATCGCCCTCGGCCTCGGCGCCGCCCTCCGCTCGGTGCCGGGCGCGATCGGCGCCTTCGTCGGCGGGGTCCTGATCGTCCCGGAGATCCTCGGGATGCTCCCGTACGAGGCGATGGACACCGTCGTCCGGTACTTCCCCACGCAGGCCGCCGGCGCCCTCGGCTCCGCGACCCCGCTCCCCGGCGCGGCCTCGCCCGGCGCGGCCCTCCTGGCCCTGCTCCTGTGGGCGGCCGCGGCACTCACGGTCCCCGCGCTGCTGCTCAAGCGCCGCGACGTACAGGGATGA
- a CDS encoding ABC transporter ATP-binding protein, with the protein MIRAENLTKRYGDTTVVQDLSFTVRPGSVTGFLGPNGAGKSTTLRMILGLDAPTRGHATVDGRPYADHRAPLTHVGALLEARAVHPGRSAHHHLMALAHTHGIPRARVEGVLALAGLTHVAHKRVKGFSLGMGQRLGIAAALLGDPGTVVLDEPVNGLDPEGVLWIRTLLKNLASEGRTVLVSSHLMSEMALTADHLIVIGRGRLLADTTVDELVRASGGASVKVVTPEADRLRTLLPGARITTEAPDTLLVTGLEAPEIGRAAAAHAVPLHELTPQAPSLEQAFMDLTRDSVEYQGAPA; encoded by the coding sequence ATGATCCGAGCAGAGAACCTCACCAAGCGGTACGGGGACACCACCGTCGTCCAGGACCTCAGCTTCACCGTCCGCCCCGGCTCCGTCACCGGCTTCCTCGGCCCCAACGGCGCCGGAAAGTCCACCACCCTCCGCATGATCCTCGGCCTCGACGCCCCCACCCGCGGCCACGCCACCGTCGACGGCCGCCCCTACGCCGACCACCGCGCCCCCCTCACCCACGTCGGCGCCCTCCTCGAAGCGCGCGCGGTGCACCCCGGCCGCTCGGCCCACCACCACCTCATGGCGCTGGCCCACACGCACGGCATCCCACGCGCCCGCGTGGAGGGGGTCCTCGCCCTCGCGGGCCTCACCCACGTCGCCCACAAGCGGGTCAAGGGCTTCTCCCTGGGCATGGGCCAGCGCCTCGGCATCGCCGCCGCGCTCCTCGGCGACCCGGGCACCGTCGTCCTCGACGAACCGGTCAACGGCCTCGACCCGGAGGGCGTCCTCTGGATCCGCACCCTCCTCAAGAACCTGGCGTCCGAGGGCCGTACCGTCCTCGTCTCCTCCCACCTCATGAGCGAGATGGCGCTCACCGCCGACCACCTGATCGTCATCGGCAGGGGCCGCCTCCTCGCGGACACCACGGTCGACGAACTCGTACGGGCCTCGGGCGGCGCGAGCGTCAAGGTCGTCACCCCGGAGGCGGACCGGCTGCGCACTCTCCTCCCCGGCGCCCGGATCACCACGGAGGCCCCGGACACCCTCCTCGTCACCGGCCTCGAGGCGCCCGAGATCGGCCGCGCCGCCGCGGCCCACGCCGTCCCCCTCCACGAACTCACCCCGCAGGCCCCGTCCCTGGAGCAGGCCTTCATGGACCTCACCCGCGACTCCGTCGAATACCAGGGAGCCCCCGCATGA
- a CDS encoding GNAT family N-acetyltransferase, producing the protein MDYSIRTIRADEWEKTREIRLAALQDPVAHLAFLDTYVDAVERPDAFWIERAEGGSETGDGAVRQFVAEAPDGSWAGTITVLVERPSDEVRFGEAAKVDQTHIVGVYVRPEARGTGVIDALFRAGVEWSWTLPEPVIARVRLYVHEENARAAAFYRRFGFVATGERVAVPGSDSAQELEYEFVRPSAGAGSGAGA; encoded by the coding sequence ATGGACTATTCGATACGCACCATCCGCGCCGACGAGTGGGAGAAGACCCGCGAGATCCGGCTGGCCGCCCTTCAGGACCCGGTCGCGCACCTGGCGTTCCTCGACACGTACGTGGACGCCGTCGAGCGGCCCGACGCGTTCTGGATCGAGCGCGCGGAGGGCGGGTCCGAGACCGGCGACGGTGCGGTGCGGCAGTTCGTCGCCGAGGCCCCGGACGGCAGCTGGGCGGGCACGATCACGGTGCTCGTGGAGCGGCCGTCGGACGAGGTGCGCTTCGGTGAGGCGGCGAAGGTCGACCAGACGCACATCGTCGGCGTGTACGTACGCCCCGAGGCGCGCGGCACCGGTGTGATCGACGCGCTGTTCCGGGCGGGCGTGGAGTGGTCCTGGACGCTGCCCGAGCCGGTGATCGCGCGGGTCCGGCTGTACGTCCACGAGGAGAACGCGCGGGCCGCCGCCTTCTACCGGCGCTTCGGCTTCGTGGCGACGGGCGAGCGGGTGGCGGTGCCGGGGTCCGATTCGGCGCAGGAGCTGGAGTACGAGTTCGTGCGGCCCTCGGCGGGGGCGGGTTCAGGCGCGGGAGCCTAG
- a CDS encoding type IV secretory system conjugative DNA transfer family protein, translating into MEPARKGGGGISDGLLLSLFALLLCLTVLVWTATGLAGLFSHGAWPQGVAFTGTPSAMRALATAPTDLPAAWPATPPAQLSGYGLFWGLLIGEAMILMVLAIFVLGTVTRWRAVRAHRKAGAYDRPPVRKDAEVREDGGVRKDGGVRKDAGVRNDAGVRNDAEVRKDAEVREEPTAPPAPRRPTEEHAPAAVPAPAPAPTPIATPRTLYGPLEARRPAAVQAVLDAEGPVLVVTSDPDVWSSTKDARGKLGPVLVHDPGHLCDTPARLHWSPSEHCEDPAVAQERAIALLAPVRPHSRLDAATADTAETLLRCWLHAAAVDGRPFRQVHRWAQGAGAHEPVRILRSHPKAASGLAGLLESALTAHPESRRLAQELTARALSAMSAIHIRETCVPNRTDSLALASFLAEQGTLYVVGEAIEDPRTHPGAMPLLTALAASVVEHGRRMAARSSDGRLDPPLTLVLDDVAAVAPLPQLPDLLATGHTQGLPTLALMRSEEQAKTRWPVVGNRSSGAERVGTTERRR; encoded by the coding sequence ATGGAACCCGCACGGAAGGGAGGCGGAGGGATCTCCGACGGGCTGCTCCTCAGCCTGTTCGCCCTCCTCCTCTGCCTCACGGTCCTGGTGTGGACGGCGACGGGCCTGGCGGGCCTGTTCTCCCACGGCGCCTGGCCGCAGGGGGTCGCCTTCACGGGCACCCCGTCGGCCATGCGCGCCCTGGCCACGGCCCCGACGGACCTCCCGGCCGCCTGGCCGGCCACCCCGCCGGCCCAGCTCTCCGGGTACGGACTCTTCTGGGGGCTGCTGATCGGCGAGGCGATGATCCTGATGGTCCTCGCGATCTTCGTCCTCGGCACGGTGACCCGCTGGCGCGCGGTCCGCGCGCACCGGAAGGCGGGGGCGTACGACAGGCCGCCGGTACGGAAGGACGCGGAGGTACGGGAGGACGGGGGCGTACGGAAGGACGGGGGCGTACGGAAGGACGCGGGCGTACGGAACGACGCGGGCGTACGGAACGACGCCGAAGTCCGGAAGGACGCCGAAGTCCGGGAGGAGCCCACCGCGCCCCCGGCCCCGCGCCGCCCGACGGAGGAGCATGCCCCGGCCGCCGTACCGGCCCCGGCACCCGCCCCCACCCCCATAGCCACCCCCCGCACGCTCTACGGCCCCCTTGAGGCCCGCCGCCCGGCCGCCGTGCAGGCCGTCCTGGACGCCGAAGGCCCCGTCCTCGTCGTCACCTCCGACCCCGACGTCTGGTCCTCCACCAAGGACGCCCGCGGCAAACTCGGCCCGGTCCTCGTCCACGACCCCGGCCACCTCTGCGACACCCCCGCCCGGCTGCACTGGTCACCGTCCGAGCACTGCGAGGACCCGGCGGTGGCGCAGGAACGCGCGATCGCCCTGCTCGCCCCCGTACGCCCGCACTCCCGCCTCGACGCGGCCACCGCCGACACCGCCGAGACGCTCCTGCGCTGCTGGCTGCACGCCGCCGCCGTCGACGGCCGCCCCTTCCGGCAGGTCCACCGCTGGGCGCAGGGAGCCGGCGCCCACGAGCCCGTACGGATCCTCCGCAGCCACCCGAAGGCCGCCTCGGGCCTGGCGGGCCTCCTGGAATCCGCGCTCACCGCCCACCCGGAAAGCCGCCGCCTGGCACAGGAACTGACGGCCCGTGCGCTCTCGGCCATGTCGGCGATCCACATCAGGGAGACCTGCGTACCGAATCGAACGGATTCGCTGGCGCTCGCATCTTTCCTCGCCGAACAGGGCACGCTCTACGTGGTGGGCGAGGCGATCGAGGATCCCCGCACCCACCCCGGCGCGATGCCGCTCCTCACGGCCCTCGCCGCAAGCGTGGTCGAGCACGGCCGCCGCATGGCCGCACGGTCATCCGACGGTCGGCTCGACCCACCACTGACCCTCGTCCTCGACGACGTCGCCGCGGTGGCCCCGCTCCCCCAGCTCCCGGACCTCCTCGCGACGGGCCACACCCAGGGCCTCCCGACCCTGGCCCTGATGCGCTCCGAGGAACAGGCGAAAACACGCTGGCCCGTCGTGGGCAATCGTTCCTCCGGGGCGGAACGGGTGGGCACAACGGAACGGCGCCGCTAG
- a CDS encoding ATP-binding protein produces the protein MRDPLSVLTEAFTAFLFGKVETTRLPVRTSTGQAQAVYLPTAAPGLGDSGVIIGREVYSGKGYIYDPFQLYGQQLPAPHWLVLGESGNGKSALEKTYVLRQLRFRDRQVVVLDAQGEDGVGEWNLIAQELGITPIRLDPMVANDAGIRLNPLDPSITTTGQLALLRTIIEVAMGHGLDERAGFALKVAHAYVTEHTTDRQPILTDIVERLRHPEAESAEAMNVDIDDVRAWGLDVALVLDRLVDGDLRGMFDGPTTVGIDLDAPLIVFDLSHIDRNSIAMPILMAIVGVWLEHTWIRPDRKKRIFLVEEAWHIINSPFVAQLFQRLLKFGRRLGLSFVAVVHHLSDVVDGAAAKEAAAILKMASTRTIYAQKADEARNTGRVLGLPRWAVEIIPTLTPGIAVWDVNGNVQVVKHLITEKERPLVYTDRAMTESSVPDPDLEWETEQRAILIEQQMNGTSQSTVA, from the coding sequence ATGCGAGATCCGCTGTCCGTCCTCACCGAAGCCTTCACCGCCTTCCTCTTCGGGAAGGTGGAGACGACCCGCCTGCCCGTCCGCACCTCCACCGGGCAGGCCCAGGCCGTCTACCTGCCGACCGCCGCGCCCGGCCTCGGCGACTCAGGCGTCATCATCGGCCGCGAGGTCTACAGCGGCAAGGGCTACATCTACGACCCCTTCCAGCTGTACGGGCAGCAGCTCCCCGCCCCGCACTGGCTGGTCCTCGGCGAGTCCGGAAACGGCAAGTCGGCCCTGGAGAAGACGTACGTGCTCCGCCAGCTCCGCTTCCGCGACCGGCAGGTCGTCGTCCTCGACGCCCAGGGCGAGGACGGCGTCGGCGAATGGAACCTCATCGCCCAGGAGCTGGGGATAACTCCCATCCGCCTGGACCCGATGGTCGCCAACGACGCCGGGATCCGCCTCAACCCCCTCGACCCCTCGATCACCACGACCGGCCAGCTGGCCCTCCTCCGCACGATCATCGAGGTGGCGATGGGCCACGGCCTCGACGAGCGCGCCGGCTTCGCGCTCAAGGTCGCCCACGCGTACGTCACCGAGCACACCACCGACCGGCAGCCGATCCTCACCGACATCGTCGAGCGCCTCCGCCACCCGGAGGCCGAATCGGCGGAGGCGATGAACGTCGACATAGACGACGTACGGGCCTGGGGCCTGGACGTCGCCCTCGTCCTCGACCGCCTCGTCGACGGTGACCTCCGCGGCATGTTCGACGGCCCGACCACGGTCGGCATCGACCTGGACGCCCCGCTCATCGTCTTCGACCTGTCCCACATCGACCGCAACTCCATCGCCATGCCCATCCTCATGGCGATCGTCGGCGTCTGGCTGGAACACACCTGGATCCGCCCCGACCGGAAGAAGCGCATCTTCCTCGTCGAGGAGGCCTGGCACATCATCAACAGCCCCTTCGTGGCCCAGCTGTTCCAGCGCCTCCTGAAGTTCGGCCGCCGCCTCGGCCTGAGCTTCGTCGCCGTCGTCCACCACCTCTCCGACGTCGTCGACGGAGCGGCGGCCAAGGAAGCGGCGGCGATCCTCAAGATGGCCTCCACCCGGACCATCTACGCCCAGAAGGCCGACGAGGCACGCAACACGGGCCGGGTCCTCGGCCTGCCCCGCTGGGCGGTCGAGATCATCCCGACCCTCACCCCCGGCATCGCGGTCTGGGACGTCAACGGCAACGTGCAGGTGGTCAAACACCTCATCACCGAGAAGGAACGCCCGCTCGTCTACACCGACCGCGCCATGACGGAGTCCTCCGTCCCCGACCCGGACCTCGAATGGGAGACGGAACAGCGGGCGATCCTCATCGAGCAGCAGATGAACGGCACTTCGCAGTCGACGGTGGCGTAG
- a CDS encoding SCO6880 family protein has protein sequence MTTQSQPVAPRRTYLVGRARPNAIIGKNRETGEIALIIVGAFLGMMSGLLVPALPLRIALLAGLPMLAIAAVYLPYKHRTFYKWFEINRSYKRMLKRGTAYRSGTVEAGTRLDGREVEIGPPPGIGRVGWLAAPFGPDEIAVLLHADRRTVTAAIEIEGPGVGLRDSEDQEALVDRFGTLLKHVANGDGFVTRLQMLARTLPADPDAHAKDVGQRGDPHAPAWLQESYDQLQSMVSTSSEQHRAYLVACMHYTRELAAEANAMARAARHASGARKLDRDAGLAVVMARELTDICARLAEADIRVRQPLGQSRLASLVHSMYDPDHPIDHIQAMTKRNAWPAELDAMEPTYLQAKTRESSTRAPWCHATAWVKEWPMTPVGVNFLAPLLVHTPDVIRTVAVTMDLEPTEVAIERMLTEKTNDEADASRAAKMNRTVDPRDIAAHGRLDQRGEDLASGAAGVNLVGYITVSSRSPEALARDKRTIRASAGKSYLKLEWCDREHHRAFVNTLPFATGIRR, from the coding sequence TTGACGACCCAGTCCCAGCCGGTCGCGCCCCGCCGCACGTATCTCGTCGGCCGCGCCCGGCCGAACGCGATCATCGGCAAGAACCGCGAGACCGGCGAGATCGCCCTGATCATCGTCGGCGCCTTCCTCGGCATGATGAGCGGACTGCTCGTCCCCGCCCTCCCCCTGCGGATCGCGCTCCTCGCGGGCCTGCCCATGCTCGCGATCGCCGCCGTGTACCTCCCGTACAAGCACCGGACCTTCTACAAGTGGTTCGAGATCAACCGCAGCTACAAGCGGATGCTCAAGCGCGGCACCGCCTACCGCTCCGGCACCGTCGAGGCCGGCACCCGCCTCGACGGCCGCGAGGTCGAGATCGGCCCGCCCCCCGGCATCGGCCGCGTCGGCTGGCTCGCCGCCCCCTTCGGCCCGGACGAGATCGCCGTCCTCCTGCACGCCGACCGCCGCACCGTCACCGCCGCCATCGAGATCGAGGGCCCCGGCGTCGGCCTGCGCGACAGCGAGGACCAGGAGGCCCTCGTCGACCGCTTCGGCACCCTCCTGAAGCACGTCGCCAACGGCGACGGCTTCGTCACCCGCCTCCAGATGCTCGCCCGCACCCTCCCCGCCGACCCCGACGCGCACGCCAAGGACGTCGGCCAGCGCGGCGACCCGCACGCGCCCGCGTGGCTCCAGGAGTCGTACGACCAGCTCCAGTCGATGGTCTCCACCTCCAGCGAGCAGCACCGCGCCTACCTCGTCGCCTGCATGCACTACACCCGCGAGCTCGCCGCCGAGGCCAACGCCATGGCCCGCGCCGCCCGCCACGCCTCCGGCGCCCGCAAGCTCGACCGCGACGCCGGCCTCGCCGTCGTCATGGCCCGCGAGCTCACCGACATCTGCGCCCGCCTCGCCGAGGCCGACATCCGCGTCCGCCAGCCCCTCGGCCAGTCGCGGCTCGCGTCCCTCGTGCACTCCATGTACGACCCGGACCACCCCATCGACCACATCCAGGCCATGACGAAACGAAACGCTTGGCCCGCCGAACTCGACGCCATGGAGCCGACGTACCTCCAGGCCAAGACCCGCGAGTCCTCCACCCGCGCCCCCTGGTGCCACGCCACCGCCTGGGTGAAGGAGTGGCCGATGACCCCGGTCGGCGTCAACTTCCTCGCCCCGCTCCTCGTCCACACCCCGGACGTCATCCGCACGGTCGCCGTCACCATGGACCTGGAGCCCACCGAGGTCGCCATCGAGCGCATGCTCACCGAGAAGACCAACGACGAGGCCGACGCCAGCCGCGCCGCCAAGATGAACCGCACGGTCGACCCGCGCGACATCGCCGCCCACGGCCGGCTCGACCAGCGGGGTGAAGATCTCGCCAGCGGCGCGGCAGGAGTGAACCTCGTCGGGTACATCACGGTGTCGTCGCGTTCGCCCGAGGCCCTCGCCCGGGACAAGCGCACGATCAGGGCCTCCGCCGGCAAGTCGTATCTGAAGCTGGAGTGGTGCGACCGCGAGCACCACCGGGCCTTTGTGAACACCTTGCCGTTCGCGACCGGCATCCGCCGCTAG
- a CDS encoding NlpC/P60 family protein, whose translation MAGGAFGVCLGFVALLVIGTYSAAAGIAGGADGKGGAVALAKGAVPELYQGLVQRWGNLCPAINPALLAAQLYQESGWNPRALSPADARGIAQFIPGTWAGHGIDGDGDGDRDIWDPQDAIPSAASYDCELAGYVKDVPGDPASNMLAAYNAGAYRVIKHGGVPPISETQNYVRIIRSLEKSFARPVGRVAPSQQAAAAIHYAQQKLGTPYLWGGTGTAAQNGRFDCSGLTQAAYDSVGVQLPRVANDQYNAGPHPSRNELLPGDLVFFSDDLTNSRAIRHVGIYVGGGYMIDAPRTGAVIRFDRIDTPDYFGATRVTKEGAAALPTHLPQA comes from the coding sequence ATGGCCGGTGGGGCCTTCGGGGTCTGTCTCGGCTTCGTCGCGCTGCTCGTCATCGGCACGTACTCCGCGGCCGCCGGGATCGCCGGCGGTGCCGACGGCAAGGGCGGGGCCGTCGCCCTCGCCAAGGGGGCCGTTCCCGAGCTCTACCAGGGGCTCGTGCAGCGGTGGGGGAATCTCTGCCCCGCCATCAACCCGGCCCTGCTCGCCGCCCAGCTCTACCAGGAGAGCGGCTGGAACCCGCGGGCGCTCTCCCCGGCCGACGCCCGGGGCATCGCCCAGTTCATCCCCGGCACCTGGGCCGGACACGGCATCGACGGCGACGGGGACGGGGACCGGGACATCTGGGACCCGCAGGACGCCATCCCGTCCGCCGCCTCGTACGACTGCGAACTCGCCGGATACGTGAAGGACGTGCCCGGCGACCCGGCGAGCAACATGCTGGCCGCGTACAACGCGGGCGCGTACCGGGTGATCAAGCACGGTGGAGTGCCGCCCATCAGCGAGACGCAGAACTACGTCCGCATCATCCGGTCCCTGGAGAAGAGCTTCGCCCGGCCGGTGGGCCGCGTCGCGCCCTCGCAGCAGGCCGCGGCCGCCATTCACTACGCCCAGCAGAAGCTGGGCACCCCGTACCTGTGGGGCGGTACGGGCACGGCCGCGCAGAACGGGCGGTTCGACTGCTCCGGGCTCACCCAGGCCGCGTACGACAGCGTCGGCGTGCAGCTGCCGCGCGTCGCCAACGACCAGTACAACGCCGGACCGCACCCGAGCCGGAACGAGCTGCTCCCGGGCGACCTGGTGTTCTTCTCGGACGACCTGACGAACTCCCGGGCCATCCGGCACGTCGGCATCTACGTCGGTGGCGGCTACATGATCGACGCCCCGCGCACCGGCGCGGTGATCCGCTTCGACCGGATCGACACCCCCGACTACTTCGGTGCCACCCGGGTCACCAAGGAGGGCGCGGCGGCGCTGCCCACACATCTGCCGCAGGCGTAG
- a CDS encoding phosphatase PAP2 family protein, translating into MAGLASDGSNPDVGLLYDINGLAKAAPPWFDRVMEFVGEYGIVLAMVLVVLWCWWSVRRRGALNDSVSAVAGLVWAPLAAGIALLVNIPIRGFVERPRPFKDHEGLEVLVDGKTDFSFVSDHATLAMALGVGLFVAHRRFGLAAIGLALAEGFARVYMGVHYPTDVIGGFALGTAVALLLAPVALALLTPVVSAVARSGRGARLVRSRRADAARHPEAVGIPEPRLGGPATSTGQNDLAA; encoded by the coding sequence ATGGCTGGACTCGCATCGGACGGCTCGAACCCCGATGTCGGCCTGCTCTACGACATCAACGGACTGGCCAAGGCCGCTCCGCCGTGGTTCGACCGCGTCATGGAGTTCGTCGGCGAGTACGGGATCGTGCTCGCGATGGTCCTCGTCGTGCTCTGGTGCTGGTGGAGCGTCCGCCGGCGCGGCGCCCTCAACGACTCCGTCTCGGCCGTCGCCGGCCTCGTCTGGGCCCCGCTGGCCGCCGGCATCGCCCTCCTCGTCAACATCCCCATTCGCGGATTCGTCGAGCGTCCACGGCCCTTCAAGGACCATGAGGGACTTGAGGTCCTCGTCGACGGGAAGACCGACTTCTCCTTCGTCAGTGACCACGCCACCCTCGCGATGGCCCTCGGTGTCGGCCTCTTCGTCGCCCACCGCAGGTTCGGCCTCGCCGCCATCGGCCTCGCCCTCGCCGAGGGCTTCGCCCGCGTCTACATGGGCGTCCACTACCCGACGGACGTGATCGGCGGCTTCGCCCTCGGCACCGCCGTGGCCCTGCTCCTCGCGCCCGTCGCGCTCGCCCTGCTCACGCCCGTCGTCTCCGCCGTCGCCCGGTCCGGCCGCGGCGCCCGGCTCGTCCGCTCCCGCCGCGCCGACGCGGCGCGCCACCCCGAGGCCGTCGGCATCCCCGAGCCCCGGCTCGGCGGCCCCGCCACCAGTACCGGCCAGAACGACCTGGCTGCCTAG